A genomic region of Desulfosarcina ovata subsp. ovata contains the following coding sequences:
- a CDS encoding type 1 glutamine amidotransferase, with amino-acid sequence MSLFSTSRSRARILVVQHSDQAPGGNFCDSLQRHGAMLTTIRPLENAALPVAPDAFDGLVVLGGPQHAFDDAAGPHFMALMTLMRQFDRQEKPVAGICLGAQLLARAYGGRTEPLGVLEFGFIQHCLTREGQRDPLLRGIDLPPLMAFHEDTFTLPETAVLLIQGDQCPHQCFRIGHRAYGFQPHPEVDEKTVRQWITMFRDDEIGTYVAYRRQFDDAWIDRLLDELPEHIAASEAYCRAIAENWLALACRPPIFRNRER; translated from the coding sequence GTGAGCCTGTTTAGCACATCCCGCAGCCGGGCACGCATCCTGGTGGTCCAGCACAGTGATCAGGCGCCTGGGGGTAATTTCTGCGACAGTCTGCAGCGGCACGGCGCAATGCTGACTACGATCCGTCCGCTGGAAAACGCGGCCCTGCCCGTCGCGCCGGACGCTTTCGATGGGTTGGTCGTTCTCGGCGGACCGCAACACGCTTTCGATGATGCCGCCGGTCCTCACTTCATGGCCCTGATGACGTTGATGCGGCAATTCGACCGGCAGGAAAAACCCGTGGCCGGGATCTGCCTCGGCGCCCAGTTGCTGGCTCGGGCCTATGGGGGACGCACCGAGCCACTCGGCGTTCTGGAGTTTGGTTTCATCCAGCATTGCCTGACCCGCGAGGGGCAACGCGACCCCCTGCTAAGGGGCATCGACCTGCCCCCCTTGATGGCCTTTCACGAGGATACCTTCACGCTCCCCGAAACGGCGGTCCTCTTGATTCAGGGGGATCAATGCCCCCATCAGTGTTTCCGGATCGGCCACCGTGCCTATGGTTTTCAGCCCCACCCGGAAGTCGACGAAAAAACCGTCCGGCAGTGGATCACCATGTTCAGGGATGATGAAATCGGGACTTACGTGGCTTACCGCCGGCAGTTTGACGATGCCTGGATCGACCGGCTTCTGGACGAACTGCCCGAACACATCGCCGCATCCGAGGCGTATTGCCGCGCCATTGCGGAAAACTGGCTGGCACTGGCCTGCCGGCCCCCCATTTTCAGAAACCGGGAGAGATAA
- a CDS encoding molybdopterin-dependent oxidoreductase produces the protein MKTSECIYTTCTRDCPNTCGLTAVVEGGRLVKLRGATKHPLTRGHTCVKAARYIDRVYSPERVRHPMMRTTRKSGAWQRATWDQVFDRIAETITTIVDADGPEAILYYQGYGERTALKLLNRYFFNLLGGVTTLRGSLCGGTGQASQNLDLGDRISHDPLDHYNSNAMILWGRNPVSTNISLVPIIRAIKKRGGTIILVDPYKNRSAALADRHIAPVPGRDVYLAMAAAKQVYAQGAEARPFLENHCLGAERFKALLDRFSVEELCRLAGVSRADARFLADVLIVRKPASILLGWGLHRHEYAHYSIRAIDALAAICGNIGVPGGGVSQGFEEYGPYDPQYWGDHLNPPRRTLLMPAIGDEIQNAVNPEIRMIFVTAANPVCMAPRSDKVARAFAHTEFVVYSGHFLDDTADQAHVFLPATTFLEEQDVMATYGHNYVGPVNRAIAPVGECRSEFEMFCGLADRFAFARQFRRSVDDWLHDICTPIRRQGCSMAQLKIGPFRLEAPMAPYMDGIFPTASGKFEFMTEFDPEALKPSVPDYPLTLLTVAPHHFLCSERTLAEHSPLPVIRIHPQTAAGCRLRDNGLAIVSSPAGQLKARLKIDPDVRPDCLVAERGGWIKAGHGLNRLTPDRVSRVGDGTPYYDTRVSVHACMEETGEPV, from the coding sequence ATGAAAACCTCTGAATGCATATACACCACCTGTACCCGGGACTGCCCCAACACCTGCGGCCTGACAGCCGTGGTCGAAGGGGGCCGGCTGGTCAAACTCAGAGGCGCGACCAAGCACCCGCTGACCCGGGGCCACACCTGTGTCAAGGCCGCCCGTTACATCGACCGGGTCTACAGTCCGGAACGCGTGCGGCACCCGATGATGCGCACCACCCGCAAAAGCGGTGCCTGGCAGCGGGCCACCTGGGACCAGGTTTTCGATCGCATCGCCGAAACCATCACCACCATCGTGGACGCGGACGGACCCGAAGCGATCCTCTACTATCAGGGGTACGGTGAACGGACCGCCCTTAAATTGCTCAACCGTTATTTTTTCAATCTGTTGGGCGGTGTCACCACCCTGCGCGGATCCCTGTGCGGCGGCACCGGGCAGGCGTCCCAGAACCTTGACCTGGGCGACCGGATCTCCCACGACCCCCTGGATCATTACAACAGCAACGCCATGATCCTGTGGGGCCGCAACCCGGTCTCCACCAACATCAGCCTGGTGCCGATCATCCGGGCGATTAAAAAACGGGGCGGCACGATCATCCTCGTGGATCCGTACAAAAACCGCTCCGCGGCCCTGGCTGACCGTCACATTGCGCCGGTGCCGGGCCGGGACGTCTACCTGGCCATGGCCGCGGCCAAACAGGTCTACGCCCAGGGAGCTGAAGCCAGGCCGTTTCTCGAAAACCACTGCCTGGGCGCCGAGCGGTTCAAAGCGCTCCTCGACCGTTTCAGCGTTGAGGAACTCTGCCGCCTGGCCGGCGTCAGCCGGGCGGATGCGCGTTTCTTGGCCGATGTGCTCATCGTCCGCAAACCCGCATCCATTCTTCTGGGCTGGGGCCTGCACCGTCACGAGTACGCCCACTATTCCATCCGCGCCATCGACGCCCTGGCGGCCATCTGCGGCAACATCGGGGTTCCCGGAGGCGGCGTCAGCCAGGGATTCGAAGAGTACGGTCCCTATGATCCGCAGTACTGGGGAGACCATCTCAATCCCCCCCGGCGCACCCTTTTGATGCCGGCCATCGGCGATGAAATCCAAAATGCCGTCAATCCTGAAATCCGCATGATTTTCGTCACCGCGGCCAATCCGGTGTGCATGGCCCCCCGCTCGGACAAGGTGGCCAGAGCGTTCGCCCATACCGAATTCGTGGTCTATTCGGGACACTTTCTCGATGATACCGCCGATCAGGCCCATGTTTTCCTGCCGGCAACTACGTTTCTTGAAGAGCAGGACGTCATGGCCACTTACGGCCACAACTATGTGGGACCGGTCAACCGGGCCATCGCGCCGGTGGGCGAATGCCGGTCGGAATTCGAGATGTTCTGCGGCTTGGCCGACCGGTTTGCCTTTGCCAGGCAGTTCCGACGTAGCGTGGACGACTGGCTGCACGACATCTGCACACCGATCCGTCGGCAGGGCTGCAGCATGGCGCAATTGAAAATCGGCCCCTTTCGTCTGGAGGCCCCCATGGCCCCGTACATGGACGGAATCTTTCCTACCGCCTCGGGCAAGTTCGAGTTCATGACCGAATTTGATCCTGAAGCCCTCAAACCGTCGGTCCCGGACTACCCCCTGACGCTGTTAACCGTCGCTCCCCACCATTTCCTCTGTTCGGAACGAACCCTTGCCGAGCATTCACCTCTGCCCGTGATCCGGATTCACCCGCAGACGGCGGCCGGATGCAGGCTGCGGGACAATGGGTTGGCCATCGTTTCCAGCCCGGCAGGCCAGTTGAAAGCGCGCTTGAAAATCGATCCAGACGTCCGTCCGGACTGTCTGGTGGCCGAGCGCGGCGGCTGGATCAAAGCCGGCCACGGCCTGAACCGTCTGACCCCGGACCGGGTCAGCCGGGTGGGCGACGGAACCCCGTATTACGACACCCGGGTGTCTGTCCACGCATGCATGGAGGAAACCGGTGAGCCTGTTTAG
- a CDS encoding radical SAM protein, with the protein MINLFVTYRCNLACGYCFARELADLYPDDMRTETFNRLLAWMRRANVPAAAFIGGEPTLHGGLAAMIEAASATGIAPILFTNGLFGPDLADRLTGSVVNFVVNYNNPAGYAPAQRRKLQAALSRLAAQGARITFSKNFAPGGLDHDYLIEAARHYGVRSVRYDISRPGRNGTNAFFTSDQVRDTLAHVVTFVEKCEAHGIRTGLDCCLRLCDLTPAQRRFLERVSMKFTGICHPSIDIHPDLSASYCLPLHDVRVPDVTAFADTFALMQHFANRVRDRRFAGTDPGCLTCAEFMRTCQGGCMALRPEAPVTNLCAPQPKPETSPFAHENL; encoded by the coding sequence ATGATCAATCTATTCGTCACCTACCGTTGCAACCTCGCCTGCGGGTACTGCTTTGCCAGGGAACTGGCCGACCTCTACCCGGATGACATGCGAACGGAGACTTTCAACCGCCTGCTGGCCTGGATGCGGCGGGCCAACGTTCCGGCGGCAGCCTTTATCGGCGGAGAACCCACCCTGCACGGCGGACTTGCCGCGATGATCGAGGCGGCCAGCGCCACGGGGATCGCCCCGATTCTTTTCACCAACGGCCTGTTCGGCCCGGACCTGGCCGACCGCCTGACCGGATCGGTGGTCAATTTCGTGGTCAACTACAACAACCCCGCCGGATATGCCCCAGCACAGCGGCGGAAGCTGCAGGCCGCCCTTTCCCGCCTGGCCGCACAGGGCGCGCGGATCACCTTTTCCAAAAACTTCGCACCGGGTGGCCTCGATCACGATTATCTTATCGAGGCCGCCCGGCACTATGGTGTCCGGTCGGTGCGCTATGATATTTCGCGTCCCGGCCGCAACGGCACCAATGCATTTTTCACCTCGGACCAGGTCCGCGATACCCTGGCCCACGTGGTCACCTTTGTCGAGAAATGCGAAGCCCACGGGATACGCACCGGCCTGGACTGCTGCCTGCGACTGTGCGACCTGACGCCGGCGCAGCGCCGCTTTCTTGAACGGGTCTCCATGAAGTTTACCGGCATCTGTCATCCGTCCATCGACATTCATCCGGACCTGTCGGCATCCTATTGCCTGCCGCTGCATGACGTGCGGGTCCCCGATGTCACCGCCTTTGCCGACACCTTCGCGCTGATGCAGCATTTTGCCAATCGGGTGCGCGACAGACGATTTGCCGGTACCGATCCCGGATGTCTGACCTGCGCCGAATTCATGCGGACCTGCCAGGGCGGCTGCATGGCCCTGCGCCCGGAGGCACCGGTAACGAACCTGTGCGCCCCCCAACCCAAACCCGAAACGAGCCCATTTGCCCATGAAAACCTCTGA
- a CDS encoding C45 family autoproteolytic acyltransferase/hydolase — protein sequence MSDAIPLLHLSGTPYEIGLAHGTAMRDSIRAFIDSVTAVHQANNTFLGVGQHTLMDYCMRNIGFLGTFSGDLVQELRGIADGAGVDLEAIVYLNTFLELEDLRAPNLGARVLPDALWGCTTVNVGTDASADGRAYIGQTFDMEKYYQKFLVLLHITPATGPAMLVVSLAGILGLVGLNAVGIGGVINKIVAMDARPGVIYPFLIRKAIAAERIGDALGTIIFSPRASGMNYQLTGSGVAFCAETSASHYHLLPVDGATAHTNHYVGEPMRRFETPNWLSHGGSMVRKQVADRFLRRHQGKLTVERLMELTCDHTNHPRCICAHGFPGEAETTAFHTIFGVVMVPADGTMDLCVGNPCQNRYTRYAL from the coding sequence ATGTCTGATGCCATCCCCCTGCTGCACCTTTCGGGAACCCCTTATGAAATCGGCCTGGCCCACGGCACGGCCATGCGCGATTCGATCCGGGCGTTCATCGATTCCGTGACCGCCGTACACCAGGCCAACAACACCTTTCTCGGGGTCGGGCAGCACACCCTGATGGATTACTGCATGCGCAACATCGGTTTTCTGGGGACGTTTTCCGGTGATCTCGTGCAGGAGTTGCGCGGCATTGCCGACGGGGCAGGCGTCGACCTGGAGGCGATTGTTTACCTTAACACATTTCTGGAACTGGAGGATCTTCGCGCGCCCAACCTGGGAGCCAGGGTTCTGCCTGATGCCCTGTGGGGCTGTACCACCGTCAATGTCGGCACCGATGCCAGTGCCGATGGACGGGCATATATTGGCCAGACCTTCGACATGGAGAAGTACTACCAGAAATTTCTGGTTCTCCTTCACATCACCCCGGCCACCGGACCGGCCATGTTGGTGGTAAGCCTGGCCGGCATTCTCGGCCTCGTGGGCCTTAACGCCGTCGGCATCGGCGGGGTAATCAACAAGATCGTGGCCATGGATGCGCGTCCCGGTGTGATCTATCCGTTTCTCATACGCAAGGCGATAGCCGCCGAACGCATCGGCGACGCTTTAGGGACAATCATATTCTCCCCCCGGGCATCGGGAATGAACTACCAACTGACCGGGTCCGGTGTCGCCTTCTGTGCCGAAACATCGGCCAGCCACTACCATCTGCTGCCCGTGGATGGGGCCACGGCGCACACCAATCATTACGTCGGCGAGCCCATGCGCCGTTTCGAAACGCCCAACTGGCTGAGCCACGGCGGGAGCATGGTCCGTAAACAGGTCGCCGACCGCTTCCTTAGGCGTCACCAAGGAAAACTCACCGTCGAACGGCTCATGGAACTGACCTGCGATCACACGAACCATCCCCGCTGCATCTGTGCCCACGGGTTCCCTGGCGAGGCGGAGACCACCGCCTTTCATACCATCTTCGGGGTGGTCATGGTGCCGGCCGACGGCACCATGGACCTGTGCGTGGGCAACCCCTGCCAGAACCGGTATACCCGTTATGCGCTGTAA
- a CDS encoding glutamine synthetase family protein yields the protein MTTTTTNGILNSIKKRIRDNDIHFIRFEQADLHGVSRSKTVPVGCFTDYIDNGLNFYGGLLGLDIQSMVPTGTGYAEEVAFADHCTIPDLSTFTILPWVPNTANITIDPYWYDGSPAMASPRLLLKKILNEFDAMGYICRLGYEFEFYVLDRKTRQPVYTGQPIFVTLKNNFDIGFTYDLMRKMDQAGVRIITQNSEHGPGQQEINLYYQDGLAAADTAFLYKMGTKELALQHGYIATWMTKPFINASASGSHFHMSLIDKATGKNAFNDPDGEYGLSDLARRFLSGLLKHARANTIFTAPTINCYKRYRVNSFAPHSATWGMENRTVGIRLKGCRGESTHLENRLACGAANPYLLALSSLAAGLEGIRCDPTLPAPVTDIAYERTDIPMLPTSLEQAIAEFEDDHELHAMLDPEFVKLVLAVKKFEVETAKKQFANYGTPEFNDSVDPWEWDYYMELL from the coding sequence ATGACGACCACCACCACCAATGGGATCCTGAACAGCATCAAGAAGCGTATTCGTGATAACGATATTCACTTTATCCGTTTCGAACAGGCCGACCTGCATGGCGTCTCCCGAAGCAAAACCGTACCGGTGGGCTGCTTTACCGATTACATCGACAACGGTCTGAATTTCTATGGAGGCCTTCTTGGACTCGACATCCAGTCCATGGTCCCCACCGGCACCGGCTACGCCGAAGAGGTGGCCTTTGCCGATCACTGCACGATACCGGACCTGTCCACCTTTACGATTCTGCCCTGGGTACCCAACACGGCCAACATCACCATCGACCCCTACTGGTATGACGGCTCGCCAGCCATGGCCTCACCCCGCCTGCTGCTGAAGAAGATCCTCAACGAGTTTGATGCCATGGGCTACATCTGCCGGCTGGGGTACGAATTCGAGTTCTACGTGCTGGACCGGAAGACGCGTCAACCGGTCTACACGGGGCAGCCGATTTTCGTCACCCTCAAAAACAATTTCGACATCGGCTTCACTTACGATCTGATGCGCAAGATGGACCAGGCCGGGGTACGCATCATTACCCAGAACTCCGAACACGGCCCCGGCCAGCAGGAGATCAACCTCTATTACCAGGACGGGTTGGCCGCTGCCGACACCGCGTTCCTTTATAAGATGGGCACCAAGGAACTGGCCTTGCAGCATGGTTATATCGCCACCTGGATGACCAAGCCGTTCATCAACGCCAGCGCCTCCGGCTCCCATTTCCACATGAGCCTCATCGACAAGGCCACCGGAAAAAACGCCTTCAACGATCCCGATGGTGAATACGGCCTGTCGGACCTGGCCAGGCGGTTTCTATCCGGCCTGCTCAAGCACGCCCGCGCCAATACGATCTTCACCGCACCGACGATCAACTGTTACAAACGCTACCGGGTCAACTCCTTTGCCCCCCACAGTGCCACCTGGGGCATGGAAAACCGTACGGTGGGTATCCGCTTAAAGGGGTGCCGCGGAGAAAGCACCCACCTTGAAAACCGGCTGGCCTGCGGTGCCGCCAACCCGTATCTCCTGGCGCTGAGCAGTCTGGCGGCCGGTCTCGAAGGGATCCGTTGCGACCCGACGCTGCCGGCACCGGTAACGGACATCGCCTACGAACGCACGGATATCCCCATGCTCCCCACCAGCCTGGAGCAGGCCATCGCCGAATTCGAAGATGACCATGAATTGCATGCCATGCTCGACCCCGAATTCGTCAAGCTCGTCCTGGCGGTCAAGAAATTCGAAGTCGAAACCGCCAAGAAGCAGTTCGCCAACTACGGCACGCCCGAGTTCAACGACAGCGTCGATCCCTGGGAATGGGATTACTACATGGAACTGTTGTAG
- a CDS encoding PAS domain-containing hybrid sensor histidine kinase/response regulator produces MPSDFQQFARHSADALASLTADGRILFANPRFVGLFAQDGGGPADCLDRLQLSPEVIALLLDHLRMVHQSGAENEFSIQSGICGADEVFDCRIVPVIRSGHDAGLILELKGPKAPAIGDRQGHPAAVTPCREGDNFFRVLDKFPAFVYMQRKDYTVAYANEKVRDLYGETESRLCYEVFAGRSTPCPVCPTFEVFDIGRSIEWEFVDEKNRTFRIYDYPFAAETGEPLVMELGIDVTDLKRVEKELFQAQKLRAIGVLAAGLAHDLNNNLVPIIFNIDHAVARISDPDAAEPLSEALQAAYRAARLVEQVLEYSRQQAVSRAPLHLVPLIEASLSAFRRTLNADIRLNARLDAAHDCISANPAQMQQLISNLLRNAEQAMPDGGTISISLQDNDDHDDDGAGDFFPHTESDMGALRLTIRDTGSGIAAENVEQIFEPFFTTKKSRGGTGMGLAVVYSIVSGSRGTIRVESEPGKGSTFILDFPKSVRPATAPAAQPCAAPGERQRLLVVDDDPGALSAMARTLRQARFEVETAVNAEDGFCKFARDPGRFGLILADQSMPGTSGIEMSAKMRALDKKARIIICTGYVQPALEKSARRQGILDFAIKPMSPAALVELVRRYCA; encoded by the coding sequence ATGCCCAGTGATTTCCAGCAATTTGCCAGACACAGTGCCGATGCCCTGGCCAGCCTGACCGCAGACGGGCGCATCCTTTTTGCTAATCCGCGTTTTGTCGGCCTTTTTGCGCAGGATGGCGGCGGCCCGGCGGATTGCCTTGACCGCCTGCAACTGTCCCCTGAGGTCATTGCACTGCTGCTCGATCATCTGCGTATGGTGCATCAAAGCGGTGCGGAAAACGAATTTTCCATCCAGTCGGGCATCTGTGGCGCGGACGAGGTGTTTGATTGCCGCATCGTTCCCGTTATCCGCTCCGGGCATGATGCGGGGCTGATTCTTGAACTCAAAGGGCCGAAAGCACCGGCTATCGGCGACCGGCAGGGACATCCGGCCGCCGTAACACCGTGCCGGGAAGGGGACAACTTTTTCCGTGTCCTGGATAAATTTCCGGCGTTTGTCTACATGCAGCGCAAGGACTACACGGTGGCCTATGCCAACGAGAAAGTCCGTGACCTCTATGGCGAAACCGAGTCCCGGCTGTGCTATGAAGTTTTTGCCGGACGCTCCACCCCCTGCCCGGTCTGCCCGACCTTTGAGGTGTTTGACATCGGCCGCTCCATTGAATGGGAATTTGTCGACGAAAAGAACCGTACGTTCCGGATCTATGACTATCCCTTTGCCGCTGAAACCGGTGAGCCGCTGGTCATGGAACTGGGCATCGATGTTACGGACCTCAAGCGGGTCGAAAAGGAGCTTTTTCAGGCCCAGAAGCTGCGGGCCATCGGTGTGCTGGCGGCCGGACTGGCTCACGATCTCAACAACAACCTGGTGCCCATCATTTTCAATATCGATCATGCCGTGGCCCGAATCAGCGATCCGGACGCCGCTGAACCGTTGTCCGAAGCCCTGCAGGCCGCTTACCGGGCGGCCAGGTTGGTCGAGCAGGTTCTCGAGTACAGCCGCCAGCAGGCGGTCAGCCGGGCACCGCTGCATCTGGTGCCGCTCATCGAGGCGTCCCTGTCCGCGTTCCGGCGGACACTGAACGCGGACATTCGGCTGAATGCCCGGCTCGATGCCGCCCATGACTGCATTTCGGCCAACCCGGCACAGATGCAGCAGCTGATTTCCAATCTGTTGCGCAATGCCGAGCAAGCCATGCCCGACGGCGGAACGATTTCAATCTCCCTCCAGGATAACGATGATCATGACGACGACGGCGCCGGCGATTTTTTTCCCCATACCGAATCCGACATGGGGGCGCTGCGGCTGACCATCCGGGATACGGGCAGCGGAATTGCCGCCGAGAACGTCGAGCAAATTTTCGAACCCTTTTTCACCACCAAGAAATCGCGGGGCGGGACCGGTATGGGACTGGCGGTGGTATATTCCATCGTCAGCGGCAGTCGGGGAACGATCCGTGTCGAGAGCGAACCGGGAAAGGGGAGCACGTTCATTCTCGATTTTCCCAAGTCTGTGCGGCCGGCGACCGCACCGGCGGCCCAGCCGTGCGCCGCTCCGGGCGAAAGGCAGCGCCTGCTGGTTGTCGATGACGACCCGGGTGCGCTGTCGGCCATGGCCCGAACCCTTCGCCAGGCCCGTTTCGAGGTGGAGACGGCGGTCAATGCCGAGGACGGCTTTTGTAAGTTTGCCCGGGACCCCGGCCGTTTTGGGCTGATCCTCGCCGATCAGTCCATGCCCGGAACCAGCGGCATCGAGATGTCGGCCAAGATGCGGGCACTGGATAAAAAGGCACGGATCATCATCTGTACCGGGTATGTGCAACCGGCGCTTGAAAAATCCGCCAGGCGCCAGGGGATCCTCGACTTTGCCATCAAACCCATGTCTCCGGCAGCCCTGGTGGAACTGGTACGGCGATACTGTGCCTGA
- a CDS encoding sigma-54-dependent transcriptional regulator: MARILVVDDDVLIQKSFSRLFTAMGHDVRLAGSLAVAERQARDGVDVVYLDLDLPDGSGVRAIDAFSAVRGRPEVIVITGMGSLYGAERTLQSNVWDYITKPASPQLIRETLQGVLQYRKESRRATAEAVSRFDRCGIVGTGPSMRQMLHQLEKAARSDASVLVSGETGVGKEVTARAIHANSCRRSAPFVVVDCSNMTDTLIESMLYGHSRGAFTGAHVQRKGLVAEADGGTLFLDEVGELSPSLQKSFLRVLQERRYRPVGAIHEHASDFRLVAATNRDLGKMAAEGTFRSDLLFRIRTVEIVVPPLRDRGDDRQQLAEHFIDRFCDRYGLGGKTLTDELTTVIDGYRWPGNVRELSGAMEAAVINAGESPTIYPKHLPASVRFSFLHARHAPHDPGRGQVSRPAAGGPPPQQEIVSYQEHKRNQDRIYFSQLMEALDYDIATASQVSGLSVPTIYRYLSLTGIPTRKGRH; this comes from the coding sequence ATGGCCAGAATTCTCGTTGTTGATGATGATGTGCTGATTCAGAAAAGCTTTTCCCGACTCTTCACCGCCATGGGGCACGACGTGCGGCTTGCCGGCAGCCTGGCGGTGGCCGAGAGGCAAGCCCGCGACGGGGTTGACGTGGTTTATCTTGACCTGGACCTTCCCGACGGCAGTGGCGTCAGAGCCATTGATGCCTTTTCCGCCGTTCGCGGCCGGCCCGAGGTGATCGTCATCACCGGGATGGGATCCCTTTACGGCGCGGAGAGAACGCTGCAGAGCAATGTCTGGGATTACATCACCAAACCGGCGTCACCGCAACTCATCCGTGAAACGCTGCAGGGGGTTCTGCAGTACCGCAAGGAATCCAGGAGAGCGACCGCCGAGGCCGTATCACGTTTCGATCGCTGTGGCATTGTGGGCACGGGGCCGTCCATGCGGCAAATGCTGCATCAGCTTGAAAAAGCGGCCAGGAGCGACGCGAGTGTATTGGTTTCCGGGGAAACGGGAGTTGGCAAGGAAGTCACCGCCAGGGCGATCCATGCCAACAGCTGCCGCCGTTCGGCGCCTTTTGTCGTGGTCGACTGCTCCAATATGACCGATACGCTGATCGAAAGCATGCTGTATGGACATTCCCGGGGTGCGTTTACCGGCGCCCATGTGCAGCGCAAGGGGTTGGTTGCCGAGGCGGACGGCGGAACCCTCTTTCTGGACGAGGTCGGTGAGTTGTCTCCGTCACTGCAGAAATCATTTCTGCGGGTGCTTCAGGAACGGCGTTACAGGCCGGTGGGTGCCATTCACGAACATGCCAGTGACTTCCGGCTGGTTGCGGCCACCAACCGCGATCTGGGGAAAATGGCGGCGGAAGGGACATTCCGTAGCGACCTGCTCTTCCGGATCCGCACGGTCGAGATCGTTGTTCCGCCATTGCGTGACCGGGGGGACGACCGGCAACAACTGGCCGAGCATTTTATCGACCGGTTTTGCGACCGCTACGGGCTTGGCGGAAAGACGTTGACCGATGAACTGACCACGGTCATCGACGGATACCGCTGGCCCGGCAACGTTCGCGAGTTGTCCGGCGCCATGGAAGCGGCGGTGATCAACGCGGGTGAATCTCCGACGATTTACCCGAAACACCTGCCCGCCAGTGTGCGTTTCAGTTTTCTGCATGCTCGTCATGCACCGCACGACCCGGGACGGGGTCAGGTCTCCCGGCCAGCGGCCGGTGGACCGCCCCCGCAACAGGAAATCGTTTCCTATCAGGAGCATAAGCGGAACCAGGACCGAATCTACTTTTCGCAGCTGATGGAAGCGCTGGACTATGATATCGCCACGGCCAGTCAGGTATCGGGCCTGAGCGTGCCGACGATTTACCGGTATTTGTCACTGACCGGGATCCCGACCCGAAAAGGACGCCATTAG